The DNA segment AGCACTTCAGCTTGGGCTCGGTGCCGCTGGGGCGGACGATGACACGGGCGCCGTCCAGGGTGTAGCGCAGGCCGTCCGTGGGCGGGAGCCGGTCCGTGCCCCGGGTCAGGTCCTCGGCCCCGGTGACGGCCAGCCCGGCGAGGGCGGTCGGGGGCCGCTCGCGCAGCCGCTCCATCGCACGGGCGATGAGGGAGAGATCCTCGACCCGGACCGAGAGCTGGTCGGTGGCGTGCAGACCGTGCTCGACGGCGATGTCGTCCAGCAGGTCGAGGAGGGTGCGGCCCTCCTCCTTGAGCCCGGAGGCCAGCTCCGTGATCAGCAGGGCCGCCGTGATGCCGTCCTTGTCCCGGACGCCCTCGGGGTCGACGCAGTAGCCGAGGGCCTCCTCGTAGCCGTAGCGCAGGCCGTCGACGCGGGCGATCCACTTGAAGCCGGTCAGGGTCTCCTCGTACGGGAGGCCCGCCTTCTCGGCGATCCGGCCGAGGAGGGAGGAGGAGACGATCGACTCGGCGAAGGTGCCCCGCGCGCCGCGCGCGACCAGGTGCGCGGCGAGCAGCGCGCCGACCTCGTCGCCGCGCAGCATCCGCCAGTCGCCGCCGTCCTTCACGGCCACGGCGCAGCGGTCGGCGTCCGGGTCGTTGGCGACGATCAGGTCGGGGTCCGTCTCGCGGGCCTTCGCGAAGGCGAGGTCCATCGCGCCCGGCTCCTCCGGGTTGGGGAACGCGACCGTCGGGAACTCCGGGTCCGGATCCGCCTGCGCGGCGACGAGCACGGGCTCCGGGAAGCCCGCGCGGGCGAACGCCGCGAGCAGGACGTCCCGGCCGACGCCGTGCATGGCCGTGTAGACCGTGCGGGCGGTCCGGGGGGAGCCGGTGGCGAGGACCGCGTCCGTACGGGCCAGATAGGCCTCCAGGACGCCGTCGTCGAGGGTGTCCCAGCCGGCCTCCGGGCGGGGGACGTCGTCGAGGGAGCGTACGGCGGCGATCTCGGCCGCGATCCCGGCGTCGGCCGGGGGCACGATCTGGGAGCCGTCGCCCAGGTAGACCTTGTAGCCGTTGTCGCGCGGCGGGTTGTGGCTGGCCGTGACCTCCACGCCCGCGACCGCGCCCAGATGCCTTATGGCGAAGGCCAGGACGGGCGTGGGGAGGGGGCGGGGGAGGACGGCCGCGCGCAGGCCCGCGCCGGTCATCACGGCGGCCGTGTCGCGGGCGAAGGCGGCGGACTTGTGGCGGGCGTCGTAGCCGATGACGACGAGGCCGCCGGTGGCGCCGTTCTTGGTCAGGTACGCGGCGAGACCGGCGGCGGCGCGGATGACGACCGAGCGGTTCATCCGCATCGGGCCGGCGCCGAGTTCGCCCCGGAGACCGGCGGTGCCGAACTGGAGGGTGCCGGAGAAACGGGTGGTCAGCTCCGCCGTGTCCGCCGCGTCGATCAGCCTGCCGAGTTCGTCCCTCGTCTCCGGGTCGGGGTCCTCGGCCAGCCACGCCTTGGCGCGGGCGATCAGGTCGTCGTGCACGGGGGTCAACCTCTCGTTGTGTGCTTGTGGACGCGGTCGGTCGTCCTGGGCGGTGGGTGCGTCGTCGGGTGCAGGTCCGGTGGGGCTTCTCGCGCAGTTCCCCGCGCCCCTGAAAGATCAGGCCCCTGCGGGCCTGAAGGTGACGGTCGGGCGGGGGAAAAGCAAGGGGCGCAGCCCCTGCTTTTCAGGGGCGCGGGGAACTGCGCGACCAGCCCCCACCGGACCCGCACCCGACGACGCACCCCGTCCGGCGGAGCCCTGCCGCGCTACAGCCGGTCCAGCACCCGCGTCAGCAGCTCACCCATCCGCGTCGCGGAGTCGCGGCCCGCCTGGAGGACCTCCTCGTGGTTGAGGGGCTCGCCCGTCATCCCGGCCGCCAGGTTGGTGACGAGGGAGATGCCCAGCACCTCCGCGCCGGCCTCGCGCGCGGCGATGGCCTCCAGGACCGTGGACATGCCGACCAGGTCCGCGCCGATGACACGGGCCATGCGGATCTCCGCCGGGGTCTCGTAGTGCGGGCCCGTGAACTGCGCGTAGACACCCTCTTCGAGGGAGGGGTCGATCTCCTTGCACAGGGCGCGCAGGCGCGGCGAGTACAGGTCGGTGAGGTCGACGAAGTTCGCGCCGACGATCGGGGAGGCCGCCGTCAGGTTCAGGTGGTCGCTGATCAGGACCGGCTGGCCGGGACGCATCCCCTCGCGCACACCGCCGCAGC comes from the Streptomyces griseiscabiei genome and includes:
- a CDS encoding phospho-sugar mutase, producing the protein MHDDLIARAKAWLAEDPDPETRDELGRLIDAADTAELTTRFSGTLQFGTAGLRGELGAGPMRMNRSVVIRAAAGLAAYLTKNGATGGLVVIGYDARHKSAAFARDTAAVMTGAGLRAAVLPRPLPTPVLAFAIRHLGAVAGVEVTASHNPPRDNGYKVYLGDGSQIVPPADAGIAAEIAAVRSLDDVPRPEAGWDTLDDGVLEAYLARTDAVLATGSPRTARTVYTAMHGVGRDVLLAAFARAGFPEPVLVAAQADPDPEFPTVAFPNPEEPGAMDLAFAKARETDPDLIVANDPDADRCAVAVKDGGDWRMLRGDEVGALLAAHLVARGARGTFAESIVSSSLLGRIAEKAGLPYEETLTGFKWIARVDGLRYGYEEALGYCVDPEGVRDKDGITAALLITELASGLKEEGRTLLDLLDDIAVEHGLHATDQLSVRVEDLSLIARAMERLRERPPTALAGLAVTGAEDLTRGTDRLPPTDGLRYTLDGARVIVRPSGTEPKLKCYLEVVVPVADHTGLPAAREKAAGLLAGIKRDLSEAAGI
- a CDS encoding purine-nucleoside phosphorylase, translated to MNASLLPDDIQGDPYAAADAAAARLRELTGAETHDVALVMGSGWAPAVDALGAPEAEFQVTELPGFPPPAVEGHGGKVRSYKIGDKRALVFLGRTHYYEGRGVAAVAHGVRTAVAAGVKTIVLTNGCGGVREGMRPGQPVLISDHLNLTAASPIVGANFVDLTDLYSPRLRALCKEIDPSLEEGVYAQFTGPHYETPAEIRMARVIGADLVGMSTVLEAIAAREAGAEVLGISLVTNLAAGMTGEPLNHEEVLQAGRDSATRMGELLTRVLDRL